One window of the Gemmatimonadota bacterium genome contains the following:
- a CDS encoding HNH endonuclease, with the protein MRTFPAHRFAFLLAHDRFPAPGMVLLHSCDRPACCNPGHLREGTCAENSRDMLAKGRSNPGSGRSYAVLHETDVASIRLKSASGVSTRSLAREYGVAQSTIYSAITRRNWKHVA; encoded by the coding sequence GTGAGGACTTTTCCGGCTCACCGGTTTGCGTTCCTTCTCGCTCACGATCGGTTCCCTGCACCAGGCATGGTGTTGCTGCACTCGTGCGACAGGCCGGCATGTTGTAACCCGGGGCACCTTCGCGAGGGTACGTGCGCAGAGAACTCTCGCGACATGCTCGCGAAGGGCAGGTCGAATCCAGGGTCGGGCAGGTCGTATGCGGTCCTTCATGAGACTGACGTTGCTTCAATCCGACTGAAGAGCGCGTCAGGCGTGTCGACTCGATCTCTTGCTCGAGAGTACGGGGTTGCTCAGTCGACCATCTATTCCGCCATCACGCGGCGTAACTGGAAGCACGTCGCGTGA